A genome region from Poecile atricapillus isolate bPoeAtr1 chromosome 34, bPoeAtr1.hap1, whole genome shotgun sequence includes the following:
- the LOC131590690 gene encoding clumping factor A-like, which yields MEEPDTEEPDLEEPDMEEPDTEEPDEERDEEPDLEEPDMEEPDTEEPDLGPDLEELDTEEPDLEEPDLGPDLGPDLEEPDEEPDVEELDMEEPDIEELDLGLDMEELDTEELDLGLDMEEPDTEEPDEEPDLGPDLGPDLGLDMEEPDMEEPDEEPDLGLDLEEPDIEEPDEERDLEERDLGPDLGLDMEEPDTEEPDLEELDMEEPDLGLDLEEPDEEPGMEEPDMEEPDMGPDLGLDLGPDLGPDLEEPDEEPDLGPDLEELDTEEPDLGPDLEEPDMEEPDEEPDMEEPDMEEPDMEEPDEERDLEERDLGPDLGLDMEEPDTEEPDEEPGMEELDLGELDLEEPDTEELDMEEPDLGPELGPDLEEPDMELDLEEPDLGPDLGLDLEEPDLELDMEEPDEEPDLGPDLGPDLGLDTEEPDSALDMGPDTGPDSEPDTEPGSEPDMELDTGPDPKLDTGLDSKPDSEPDTGPDSELDTEPDTELDPKPDMEPDTELDSEPDIELETGLDSKPDTGPDTEPDSEPDMEPDSKPDSKLDTGPDSEPDAGPDPKLDTGPDSEPDTGLDSKLDTGLDSKPDTGPDSKLDTGPDPKLDTGPDSEPDTGLDSKPDTGPDSEPDTGLDSKLDTGLDSEPDSKLDSELDAAAAAPDSARAAPASAARTGNGGS from the coding sequence ATGGAGGAACCGGACACCGAGGAACCGGACCTGGAGGAACCGGACATGGAGGAACCGGACACCGAGGAACCGGATGAGGAACGGGATGAGGAACCGGACCTGGAGGAACCGGACATGGAGGAACCGGACACTGAGGAACCGGATCTGGGACCGGACCTGGAGGAACTGGACACTGAGGAACCGGACCTGGAGGAACCGGACCTAGGACCGGACCTGGGACCAGACCTGGAGGAACCGGATGAGGAACCGGACGTGGAGGAACTGGACATGGAGGAACCGGACATTGAGGAACTGGACCTGGGACTGGACATGGAGGAACTGGACACTGAGGAACTGGACCTGGGACTGGACATGGAGGAACCGGACACTGAGGAACCGGACGAGGAACCGGATCTGGGACCGGACCTGGGACCAGACCTGGGACTGGACATGGAGGAACCGGACATGGAGGAACCGGACGAGGAACCAGACCTGGGGCTGGACCTGGAGGAACCGGACATCGAGGAACCGGATGAGGAACGGGACCTGGAGGAACGGGACCTGGGACCAGATCTGGGACTGGACATGGAGGAACCGGACACTGAGGAACCGGACCTGGAGGAACTGGACATGGAGGAACCAGACCTGGGGCTGGACCTGGAGGAACCGGATGAGGAACCGGGCATGGAGGAACCGGACATGGAGGAACCAGACATGGGACCGGACCTGGGGCTGGACCTGGGACCAGACCTGGGACCAGACCTGGAGGAACCGGACGAGGAACCGGATCTGGGACCGGACCTGGAGGAACTGGACACTGAGGAACCGGACCTGGGACCGGACCTGGAGGAACCGGACATGGAGGAACCGGATGAGGAACCGGACATGGAGGAACCGGACATGGAGGAACCGGACATGGAGGAACCGGATGAGGAACGGGACCTGGAGGAACGGGACCTGGGACCAGATCTGGGACTGGACATGGAGGAACCGGACACTGAGGAACCGGATGAGGAACCGGGCATGGAGGAACTGGACCTGGGGGAACTGGACCTGGAGGAACCGGACACTGAGGAACTGGACATGGAGGAACCGGACCTGGGACCAGAGCTGGGACCGGACCTGGAGGAACCAGACATGGAACTGGACCTGGAGGAACCAGACCTGGGACCGGACTTGGGGCTGGACCTGGAGGAACCAGACTTGGAACTGGACATGGAGGAACCAGACGAGGAACCGGACCTGGGACCGGACCTGGGACCGGACCTGGGACTGGACACTGAGGAACCGGACTCAGCTCTGGACATGGGACCGGACACCGGACCAGACTCAGAACCGGACACGGAACCAGGCTCGGAACCAGACATGGAACTGGACACTGGACCAGACCCAAAACTGGACACTGGACTGGACTCAAAACCGGACTCGGAACCGGACACCGGACCGGActcagaactggacacagaaccgGACACTGAACTGGACCCAAAACCAGACATGGAACCGGACACTGAACTGGACTCAGAACCGGACATAGAACTGGAAACTGGACTGGACTCAAAACCGGACACTGGACCGGACACGGAACCGGACTCAGAACCAGACATGGAACCGGACTCAAAACCGGATTCAAAACTGGACACTGGACCGGACTCGGAACCGGACGCTGGACCGGACCCAAAACTGGACACTGGACCGGACTCGGAACCGGACACTGGACTGGACTCAAAACTGGACACTGGACTGGACTCAAAACCGGACACTGGACCGGACTCAAAACTGGACACCGGACCGGACCCAAAACTGGACACTGGACCGGACTCAGAACCAGACACTGGACTGGACTCAAAACCGGACACTGGACCGGACTCGGAACCGGACACTGGACTGGACTCAAAACTGGACACTGGACTGGACTCAGAACCGGACTCAAAACTGGACTCGGAACTGGACGCGGCCGCGGCGGCGCCGGACAGCGCGAGGGCGGCTCCGGCCAGCGCGGCCAGGACGGGCAACGGCGGCagctga